One Planctomicrobium piriforme DNA segment encodes these proteins:
- a CDS encoding PSD1 and planctomycete cytochrome C domain-containing protein, protein MPVRPPALRLSIPFFALLICGSLCSLNVWADPEIAPPQRDAQDVTFFNDEVLPILQKRCLECHSHAAGKAKGGLMLDSRQGWVTGGDSGTAIVPGNLEDSPMIRAVRYVDVEMPPNGRLPPEEIAVLERWVSGGAVDPRKIDVAHTEGGIDLAKGREHWAFQPLRHEAVPDVKHADWPLDPLDRFLLARLEQQGLQPVEDADRYTWLRRVSLDLTGVPPSPEQIEDFVADQSPQAQERVVDRLLASRAYGERWARHWLDLVGYADEIGTSNNIFAEHAWRYRDYVIDAFNDDMPFDQFVREQLAGDMLPFDSAEQHASQVVATGFLILGDLTIVEADKAKLQIDVVDQQVDKFSRAFLAMTVACARCHDHKFDPIPQQDYYALAGIFNSTQSVHKASWGVWSWPTVVELPETVAQQADREAKAALHAERIENLKTEQRQSAARKTEIDAALKAENAVPADVESLEKERKQLDERLKQLPAEIRHAEFFAPRIPQAFAACDSPEPKDMQITIRGNAHALGKEVPRGFLQVVSIADPPVVSSQSSGRRELAEWIVRPDNPLTARVTVNRIWQRLFGEGIVRSVDYFGVRGEQPTHPELLDHLASRFRNDGWSQKRLIKSIVLSRAYRMSSRHDAVAFASDPGNRLLWRMNRRRVDAESLRDSLLATSGKLLDSQGGPSLPLEILENTGGLGKGEVNPPNFRLKKFRPEQQFVRSIYLPIIRDGRQAGPAELLNVFDFTQPAEFAGQRNVTSVPTQALFLMNAKLMRDRAGELADQVLSQHQDETERLGELWLRAFSRPIAPDEVSTATSFLHTARQDQNGQPPDQTDRRAWKELCHALLASNEFLMRL, encoded by the coding sequence ATGCCTGTTCGACCTCCCGCCTTACGACTCTCCATTCCGTTTTTCGCTCTGCTGATCTGCGGCAGCTTGTGTTCGTTGAATGTCTGGGCCGATCCGGAAATTGCCCCGCCGCAACGCGACGCACAAGACGTCACCTTCTTCAATGATGAAGTGCTGCCGATTCTGCAAAAGCGTTGCCTGGAGTGTCACAGCCACGCCGCCGGCAAGGCCAAGGGGGGCCTGATGCTCGACTCGCGGCAAGGCTGGGTCACAGGTGGAGATTCCGGGACTGCGATTGTGCCGGGCAATCTCGAAGACAGCCCGATGATTCGCGCCGTCCGCTACGTCGATGTTGAAATGCCCCCCAATGGCAGGCTGCCGCCAGAGGAGATTGCCGTCCTCGAGCGCTGGGTGTCGGGCGGTGCTGTCGATCCCCGCAAGATTGACGTCGCCCACACGGAAGGAGGAATCGATCTCGCAAAAGGGAGAGAACACTGGGCCTTTCAGCCGCTACGTCATGAAGCTGTTCCCGACGTGAAGCACGCGGACTGGCCGCTCGATCCTCTTGATCGCTTCCTGCTGGCACGCCTGGAACAGCAGGGGCTGCAACCTGTCGAAGACGCCGACCGCTACACCTGGCTGCGGAGAGTGAGCCTCGATCTGACAGGCGTTCCTCCCAGCCCCGAGCAAATCGAAGACTTTGTGGCCGATCAATCGCCGCAGGCGCAGGAGCGCGTCGTCGACCGCCTGCTGGCTTCGCGGGCTTATGGTGAACGTTGGGCGCGACACTGGTTGGACCTTGTCGGCTACGCGGATGAAATCGGAACATCCAACAACATCTTTGCGGAGCATGCCTGGCGGTATCGCGACTATGTGATCGACGCCTTCAATGACGACATGCCGTTTGACCAGTTTGTGCGTGAGCAACTGGCCGGGGACATGTTGCCATTCGATTCGGCTGAGCAGCATGCCTCACAGGTAGTCGCCACCGGGTTCCTGATTCTGGGAGACCTGACCATCGTCGAGGCGGATAAGGCCAAACTCCAGATTGATGTCGTCGATCAACAGGTCGACAAATTCTCGCGAGCGTTTCTCGCCATGACGGTCGCCTGTGCCCGATGCCACGATCACAAGTTCGATCCAATTCCGCAACAGGACTACTACGCGCTCGCCGGCATCTTCAACAGCACGCAGTCGGTGCATAAGGCGAGCTGGGGCGTCTGGAGCTGGCCGACTGTCGTCGAACTGCCGGAAACAGTCGCCCAACAGGCAGACCGCGAGGCGAAGGCCGCGCTCCATGCAGAACGCATTGAGAATCTGAAAACAGAACAGCGACAGTCTGCGGCAAGGAAAACCGAAATCGATGCCGCACTGAAAGCGGAAAATGCGGTCCCTGCCGATGTCGAGTCGCTCGAAAAAGAGCGGAAACAACTCGATGAACGGCTCAAGCAACTCCCTGCCGAGATCCGGCACGCCGAGTTCTTTGCTCCCCGGATTCCTCAGGCGTTCGCGGCCTGCGATTCCCCTGAGCCAAAGGACATGCAGATCACGATTCGCGGCAACGCGCACGCACTGGGCAAGGAAGTGCCACGAGGTTTTCTGCAAGTGGTTTCGATCGCAGATCCGCCAGTCGTTTCATCGCAATCGAGCGGCCGAAGGGAACTGGCCGAATGGATCGTCCGGCCTGACAATCCGCTCACGGCCCGAGTGACGGTGAATCGCATCTGGCAACGACTTTTCGGCGAAGGGATTGTCCGCTCGGTCGACTATTTTGGCGTTCGTGGAGAGCAGCCCACGCATCCCGAATTACTCGATCACCTCGCCTCACGTTTTAGGAACGATGGCTGGTCGCAGAAACGTCTGATCAAGTCGATTGTCCTCAGCCGCGCCTATCGCATGAGCAGCCGTCACGATGCGGTGGCCTTCGCGTCTGATCCCGGCAATCGATTGCTGTGGCGCATGAATCGACGACGAGTCGATGCTGAGTCTCTGCGTGACTCGCTGCTGGCGACCTCCGGGAAGCTGCTGGACTCGCAGGGGGGCCCGAGTCTTCCGCTGGAGATACTTGAAAACACCGGAGGACTGGGAAAAGGAGAGGTCAATCCGCCCAACTTTCGCCTGAAAAAATTTCGCCCGGAACAGCAGTTTGTGCGTTCGATCTATCTGCCGATCATTCGGGATGGCCGTCAGGCAGGCCCCGCCGAATTACTGAACGTCTTTGATTTCACCCAGCCTGCGGAATTTGCAGGGCAGCGCAACGTCACATCGGTGCCGACGCAAGCACTTTTCTTGATGAATGCAAAGCTGATGCGCGACAGGGCCGGCGAACTGGCGGATCAGGTGTTGAGCCAACATCAGGATGAAACAGAACGACTGGGCGAACTGTGGCTGCGAGCATTCAGCAGACCGATCGCTCCTGATGAGGTCAGCACGGCCACATCGTTCCTGCATACCGCCAGACAAGATCAAAACGGCCAACCACCTGACCAGACCGATCGCAGGGCGTGGAAAGAACTGTGCCATGCACTGCTGGCTTCCAACGAATTCCTGATGCGACTGTAG
- a CDS encoding GntR family transcriptional regulator — protein sequence MSNATLKPLKRSSLAETVAGQLRRGIIEGDFSPGSALSEPALAERLGVSRAPVREALIALEREGLVCFDDRGRTRVRALEPHDFEEICTLRVALESLAGRRACRSWNAELAAALTANLARQSTARTIGELSHLDGEFHELIVRAADHQRLLAAWLVLRPQLEMWLTHTFEQQMSLDREPREMTLQSHRQLFEALASGDEDRSAALSAEHVDAWRYLQPHYFSK from the coding sequence ATGAGCAACGCGACTCTCAAACCGCTCAAGCGGTCGTCTCTCGCCGAGACCGTGGCGGGGCAGTTGCGACGGGGAATTATTGAAGGGGATTTTTCGCCAGGTTCGGCGCTGTCGGAACCGGCGCTGGCCGAGCGGCTGGGTGTCAGCCGAGCGCCGGTTCGAGAAGCGCTGATTGCCCTCGAACGCGAAGGGCTCGTCTGTTTTGATGATCGGGGACGAACCCGAGTTCGGGCACTCGAACCGCATGACTTCGAAGAAATCTGCACCCTCCGCGTCGCGCTGGAAAGTCTCGCAGGCCGTCGTGCCTGCCGGAGCTGGAATGCGGAACTCGCAGCCGCGCTGACGGCGAATCTCGCACGGCAGAGCACCGCTCGTACCATTGGCGAATTGAGCCATCTCGACGGCGAGTTCCACGAGTTGATTGTTCGCGCTGCGGATCACCAGCGTCTGCTTGCCGCCTGGCTCGTTTTGCGTCCCCAGCTTGAGATGTGGCTGACGCACACCTTTGAGCAGCAGATGTCGCTCGACCGCGAACCGCGAGAGATGACGCTGCAGTCTCATCGCCAATTGTTCGAGGCTCTGGCATCCGGTGATGAAGACCGTTCCGCTGCACTCTCTGCCGAGCATGTCGATGCCTGGCGGTATTTGCAGCCGCATTATTTTTCGAAGTGA
- a CDS encoding M17 family peptidase N-terminal domain-containing protein, with protein sequence MQRLVLSMSFVCLAWLGSVLLADAPPPAERAIAGPNSMMIIIRAQGPYDADVPLQAVCLFKHKPSGDKMLGAAAALDTHLGGAITALRNSGQFAGDEMETLLLVPPAGMIKPKALLLIGLGDESNLSTDVMQRVGQTALREATRLNVDQVAFAPVLRDQGNDALTIGAVETAVIKGMLLAYDTQQRLQQEQLAAPYTLNTWVVEAGMNYFDETITGVRQGIDEAAKLTVNRPDLLLQKKP encoded by the coding sequence ATGCAGCGTCTTGTTCTCTCGATGTCATTTGTCTGTCTCGCCTGGCTGGGCAGTGTGTTACTTGCCGATGCACCGCCGCCGGCAGAACGGGCGATTGCCGGCCCGAACAGCATGATGATCATCATTCGGGCTCAAGGTCCTTACGATGCCGACGTGCCGTTGCAGGCAGTGTGCCTTTTCAAACACAAACCGTCCGGCGACAAAATGCTGGGAGCCGCCGCTGCGCTGGATACCCATCTGGGCGGGGCCATCACTGCGCTCCGCAATTCAGGTCAGTTCGCCGGTGATGAGATGGAAACGCTATTGCTCGTCCCGCCCGCTGGCATGATCAAACCGAAAGCGCTGCTGCTGATCGGTCTCGGGGATGAATCCAATCTCTCAACAGACGTCATGCAGCGCGTCGGTCAGACCGCCCTCCGCGAGGCCACGCGGCTGAACGTGGATCAAGTGGCTTTCGCTCCGGTGTTGCGTGATCAGGGGAATGACGCACTGACGATTGGCGCCGTGGAGACTGCCGTGATCAAAGGCATGCTTTTGGCTTACGACACGCAGCAGCGCCTGCAGCAAGAACAGCTCGCAGCCCCCTATACGCTCAACACCTGGGTCGTCGAGGCAGGCATGAACTACTTCGACGAAACGATCACCGGCGTTCGGCAGGGGATCGACGAGGCCGCGAAACTCACCGTCAACCGCCCCGACTTGTTACTGCAAAAGAAGCCGTGA
- a CDS encoding amidohydrolase, protein MKASAELILRGGRITTLDPACPTASAVAIVNGKIVAVGDDKTVEPFRSAATQVIDLQGRTAIPGLTDTHLHLIRGGLNFNMELRWDGVLSLADALRMLKEQARRTPAPQWVRVVGGWTEFQFAERRMPTLDEINAAAPDTPVFVLHLYDSALLNAAALRAVGYTKETPEPPGGMIVRDKAGNPTGLLIAKPNAVILYKTLAMGPKLALADQGNSTRHFMRELNRLGVTGVIDAGGGFQNYPEDYQVIEELHKNGQMTVRVAYNLFTQKPGGELDDFRRWTSTTTPGMGTDFYRLNGAGEMLTFSAADFEDFLEPRPDLSANLEQELTGVVRLLAEKRWPFRLHATYDESISRFLDVFEAVNRDVPFDGLHWFFDHAETVTSRNLERIRALGGGIAIQHRMAYQGEYFVNRYGAKQAEQTPPIAEMLKQGIPVSAGTDATRVASYNPWVCLYWLSTGKTVGGLSLYPEKNRLSREQALRLYTQAGGWFSNEDQIRGTIKEGQLADLVVLSEDFFSIPDESIKGIESVLTVVDGKVAFAAEPFSAYAPPPLPVSPDWSPVGAYGGYGGGKKSAPVTQALQVRHSAHCGWEELLKNFLGTQRPASEPLWGPGLGCGCWAF, encoded by the coding sequence ATGAAGGCATCCGCGGAGTTGATCTTGCGGGGCGGTCGGATCACGACCCTCGATCCCGCTTGCCCGACCGCATCCGCCGTGGCGATTGTGAACGGCAAGATTGTCGCCGTCGGCGACGATAAGACGGTCGAACCGTTCCGCTCAGCAGCCACGCAGGTGATCGATCTTCAGGGACGAACTGCAATCCCCGGACTGACCGATACGCATCTGCATCTGATTCGGGGCGGATTGAATTTCAATATGGAACTCCGCTGGGACGGCGTCCTCAGTCTGGCGGACGCGCTGCGGATGTTAAAAGAGCAGGCCCGACGGACGCCTGCCCCGCAATGGGTCAGAGTCGTGGGAGGCTGGACGGAGTTCCAGTTCGCGGAACGGCGGATGCCGACGCTCGATGAAATCAATGCAGCCGCACCGGATACGCCGGTGTTCGTCCTGCATCTCTATGACAGTGCATTACTGAATGCCGCCGCACTTCGCGCTGTGGGCTACACGAAAGAGACCCCGGAGCCGCCGGGCGGAATGATCGTGCGGGATAAAGCCGGGAATCCGACCGGCCTGCTGATCGCGAAACCGAATGCGGTGATTCTCTACAAGACGCTGGCGATGGGCCCAAAGCTGGCGCTGGCCGATCAGGGGAATTCCACGCGGCACTTCATGCGGGAGCTCAACCGGCTTGGGGTCACCGGTGTCATCGACGCCGGCGGAGGGTTCCAGAATTATCCCGAAGACTATCAGGTCATCGAAGAGCTGCACAAAAACGGTCAAATGACGGTTCGCGTGGCCTACAACCTCTTCACTCAAAAGCCTGGCGGCGAACTGGATGACTTTCGCCGCTGGACGAGTACAACGACGCCTGGCATGGGGACTGATTTCTACCGCCTGAACGGGGCAGGAGAGATGCTCACCTTCTCCGCCGCCGACTTCGAAGACTTTCTGGAACCGCGCCCAGACCTGTCCGCGAATCTGGAGCAGGAATTGACTGGGGTGGTGCGGCTGCTGGCGGAGAAACGCTGGCCCTTCCGGCTGCATGCCACCTATGACGAGTCGATTTCTCGTTTTCTCGATGTGTTCGAAGCGGTGAACCGCGATGTGCCGTTCGACGGACTGCACTGGTTCTTTGATCATGCCGAAACAGTCACAAGCCGCAATCTGGAACGGATTCGTGCTCTCGGCGGCGGCATCGCGATTCAACATCGCATGGCCTACCAGGGTGAATACTTCGTCAATCGCTACGGCGCCAAGCAAGCAGAGCAAACGCCGCCCATCGCCGAAATGCTGAAACAGGGAATCCCGGTCTCGGCAGGCACCGATGCCACTCGGGTTGCCAGTTACAACCCCTGGGTCTGTTTGTACTGGCTCTCCACCGGCAAGACCGTCGGCGGGCTTTCGCTCTACCCTGAGAAGAATCGCCTGAGTCGCGAGCAGGCGTTGCGGCTGTACACCCAGGCCGGCGGCTGGTTCTCGAATGAGGACCAGATCCGCGGCACGATCAAGGAGGGCCAACTGGCGGATCTGGTTGTGCTGTCGGAAGACTTTTTCTCGATCCCTGATGAGAGCATCAAGGGAATTGAGTCGGTTCTGACCGTCGTCGATGGAAAGGTTGCCTTCGCGGCAGAACCGTTCAGTGCATACGCACCGCCCCCATTGCCAGTCAGCCCGGACTGGTCACCGGTGGGGGCCTACGGGGGCTACGGCGGCGGCAAGAAATCTGCCCCGGTCACACAGGCACTTCAGGTGCGACATTCCGCTCATTGCGGCTGGGAAGAACTGCTCAAGAACTTTCTCGGCACGCAGCGACCTGCGTCGGAACCGCTCTGGGGACCGGGATTAGGCTGCGGTTGCTGGGCGTTCTAA
- a CDS encoding hydrolase, translated as MSQAPIHGLLTPENCTVIFIDHQPQMTFGVTSIDRQTLVNNTVGLAKAAKIFNAPVILTTVETESFSGYMWPQLTELFPGQKPIERTSMNSWEDKKFVAEVERLGRKKLVIAALWTEVCLAFPAIQAMEAGYEVYAVEDACGGTTVLAHDNAMKRVIQAGAVPVSWLQVLLEFQRDWAKRETYDAVMKLVLEHCGAYGQGVEYAYTMVHKQPPYPERLKGSSH; from the coding sequence GTGTCTCAGGCTCCTATTCACGGACTGCTCACACCGGAAAATTGCACGGTCATCTTCATCGATCATCAGCCGCAGATGACGTTCGGCGTGACGTCGATCGATCGGCAGACGCTGGTGAATAACACTGTAGGGCTCGCCAAAGCGGCAAAGATCTTCAACGCGCCGGTCATTCTGACCACCGTTGAGACAGAGAGTTTTTCCGGCTACATGTGGCCCCAGCTCACCGAGCTGTTCCCGGGACAGAAGCCGATCGAGCGGACCAGCATGAACTCCTGGGAAGATAAGAAGTTCGTTGCGGAAGTCGAACGGCTCGGCCGGAAGAAGCTCGTCATTGCCGCCTTGTGGACAGAAGTCTGCCTGGCCTTTCCTGCGATTCAGGCGATGGAGGCCGGGTATGAAGTCTATGCCGTTGAAGACGCCTGCGGCGGCACCACCGTCCTCGCTCACGACAACGCGATGAAGCGGGTCATTCAGGCGGGCGCTGTCCCGGTGAGCTGGCTGCAAGTGCTGCTCGAATTCCAGCGGGACTGGGCGAAGCGCGAGACCTACGATGCTGTGATGAAGCTCGTGCTGGAACATTGCGGAGCCTATGGGCAAGGGGTGGAATACGCCTACACCATGGTCCACAAGCAGCCTCCCTATCCGGAGCGACTCAAGGGATCTTCTCACTGA
- a CDS encoding RNA polymerase sigma factor, whose product MADHATTRAVQLYLDELAQDGSSAAAPVIQKLLERSAGRLHLLCDSMLKRSYPRLMRPPLNLQSEELLSGVMERLLKALQQIQPGTVRQFFALANRHLRWELDDLARRLDEQRIHTGLNVDVVATPESHGSELSADARVILEAIENLPPELQEVFDLVRIQGFTHAEAANVLQVSTKTVQRRLASSLMLLTKTLSELRVRTDGGLS is encoded by the coding sequence ATGGCAGATCACGCGACGACTCGAGCCGTTCAACTGTATCTGGATGAGCTGGCCCAGGATGGCAGTTCGGCCGCAGCCCCGGTCATTCAGAAATTGCTAGAACGTTCCGCCGGCAGGCTGCATCTGCTGTGCGATTCGATGCTGAAGCGGAGTTATCCGCGTTTGATGCGGCCCCCATTGAACTTGCAGTCGGAAGAGCTGCTCAGCGGCGTGATGGAACGGCTGCTGAAAGCACTCCAGCAAATTCAGCCTGGAACCGTGCGGCAGTTCTTTGCCTTGGCGAACCGCCACCTCCGCTGGGAACTTGATGACCTGGCCCGCCGCTTAGATGAACAGAGGATTCACACAGGTCTCAACGTCGACGTGGTCGCGACGCCCGAAAGCCATGGGTCTGAACTCAGCGCCGACGCCAGAGTCATCCTCGAAGCCATCGAAAACCTGCCGCCGGAACTGCAGGAAGTGTTTGATCTGGTCCGCATTCAGGGGTTCACCCATGCTGAGGCCGCAAATGTGTTGCAGGTCTCGACGAAGACCGTCCAGCGGAGACTGGCCAGTAGTTTGATGCTGCTCACGAAAACTTTGAGCGAATTGCGAGTGAGAACCGACGGCGGACTTTCGTGA